A region of [Bacteroides] pectinophilus DNA encodes the following proteins:
- a CDS encoding helix-turn-helix domain-containing protein, whose product MKQELKSEAVIEFMASQPFVFYQLSPIADITFSDEALECYVDFRSSDASAIAGSVIRFIPDEHVIRITADNHREPVFIHTLSSPSDISLAELMPGSHITITLIKPEHFFTSDAAGPLCDMMSIIRDSRGAASVAFLADEFVYSTRHITRLFDRYLGYSPKSYCRMTRLHCALREIQKNPGQSNSSFIENLNYSDQAHFQRDFKYYMGITPRQYIHILRLSIY is encoded by the coding sequence TTGAAACAGGAATTAAAATCAGAAGCAGTCATTGAATTCATGGCTTCACAGCCATTCGTCTTCTATCAGCTCAGCCCTATTGCAGATATCACATTTTCAGATGAAGCATTGGAATGTTACGTTGATTTCCGCAGCTCAGATGCATCTGCAATTGCCGGTTCTGTTATACGTTTTATCCCGGATGAGCATGTCATACGCATAACAGCTGATAATCACAGAGAACCCGTATTTATACATACGCTCAGCTCGCCGTCTGATATCAGTCTTGCAGAACTAATGCCGGGTTCCCATATCACAATAACACTGATAAAGCCAGAACATTTCTTCACATCAGATGCTGCCGGGCCTTTGTGCGATATGATGTCGATAATACGTGACAGCCGCGGTGCAGCTTCAGTGGCATTCCTTGCAGATGAATTCGTATACTCAACACGCCATATAACGCGTCTGTTCGACAGGTATCTCGGATACAGTCCCAAGTCCTACTGCCGCATGACCCGCCTGCACTGTGCACTTCGTGAGATACAAAAAAATCCCGGTCAGAGTAATTCTTCATTCATTGAGAATCTCAATTACTCAGACCAGGCTCATTTTCAGAGGGACTTTAAATATTATATGGGAATTACACCCCGCCAGTACATTCACATATTGCGCTTGTCTATATACTGA
- a CDS encoding GNAT family N-acetyltransferase: protein MTEYRENTLDVDTYLGLRERVGWKKLTRAQAQKAIDNSLYIVTAYIDGEPAGMGRIVGDGAVICYVQDLIVVPNTQHNGVGSTILGMLKEYVAGITADGTEMMFDLMCAKGRETFYTGHGFIARPTEKLGPGMIQYIDKRNM, encoded by the coding sequence ATGACAGAATATAGAGAGAATACGCTTGATGTGGACACATATCTGGGACTAAGGGAGCGTGTCGGATGGAAGAAGCTCACAAGGGCTCAGGCGCAGAAAGCGATTGATAACAGTCTGTACATTGTGACGGCATATATTGACGGGGAGCCTGCAGGAATGGGAAGAATTGTAGGTGACGGAGCAGTAATATGTTATGTGCAGGATCTGATAGTAGTTCCCAATACGCAGCATAACGGAGTCGGAAGCACTATACTCGGTATGCTTAAGGAGTATGTTGCCGGAATAACAGCTGACGGCACAGAGATGATGTTTGATCTTATGTGTGCCAAGGGACGTGAGACGTTCTATACAGGACACGGATTTATTGCACGGCCTACAGAGAAGCTGGGACCCGGAATGATTCAGTATATAGACAAGCGCAATATGTGA
- a CDS encoding HAMP domain-containing histidine kinase, whose translation MHHSLKTKIMILLAAMVTGLVLLILAINSTFITRFYSNEKKRDIVHAYNEVGEILAKYENCEIDASEMSNRIEKVTNPVGVSLFIVDSGWNTIYSSKNQGGVDDRDRMVDSIFAKPSEKIDIIEKKENYTVQKAYDKKMGDYYIEIWGSYAGCNSENYIAMLRMPVQSIKESIAISNRFIAYVGLAVGCTSIVVAYVFSSYITKPVKELSNIAERVAEMDFTARYTGNDKSEIGLLGNSINAMSEKLERNISQLKSANIELQKDIENKNKIDESRREFLSNISHELKTPIALIQGYAEGLKEGISDDPESMDFYCDVIMDEASKMNDMVRKLLTLNQMEWNEEPVIERFNVTELIQSVISNNGIRTSQNGINVIFDQKEPVYVWGDEYKIEEVVTNYFSNAINHCEFDKVIKVAIEKNEDAVRVSVFNTGKNIPEEDIPKIWDKFYKVDKARTREYGGNGIGLSIVKAIMESNNSGYGVINHSNGVEFWFELDCKNE comes from the coding sequence ATGCATCATTCACTTAAGACTAAGATAATGATTCTGCTGGCAGCGATGGTCACAGGACTTGTGCTGCTCATACTTGCGATAAATAGCACATTTATAACGAGATTTTACAGTAACGAGAAGAAACGTGATATTGTGCATGCGTATAATGAAGTGGGAGAGATTCTTGCAAAGTATGAGAATTGTGAGATTGATGCATCAGAGATGAGTAACAGAATAGAGAAGGTGACTAATCCTGTTGGTGTATCGCTTTTTATAGTTGACAGTGGATGGAATACCATATACTCATCAAAGAATCAGGGCGGAGTAGATGACAGGGACAGAATGGTTGACAGTATCTTTGCCAAGCCTTCAGAAAAAATCGATATAATCGAGAAAAAAGAGAATTATACCGTGCAGAAGGCATATGACAAGAAGATGGGAGACTATTATATTGAAATATGGGGAAGCTATGCCGGATGTAATTCGGAGAACTATATTGCGATGCTCAGAATGCCTGTGCAGAGCATAAAAGAGAGCATTGCGATATCAAACAGATTTATTGCATATGTAGGACTTGCGGTGGGCTGCACAAGCATAGTGGTTGCGTATGTATTTTCAAGTTATATAACAAAGCCTGTAAAAGAGCTAAGCAATATTGCTGAGCGGGTGGCTGAGATGGATTTTACAGCCAGATATACAGGCAACGATAAGAGTGAGATAGGGCTTCTGGGGAACAGCATTAATGCAATGTCAGAGAAGCTTGAGCGCAACATATCACAGCTTAAGAGCGCTAATATTGAGCTGCAGAAAGATATAGAGAATAAGAATAAGATAGACGAGAGCAGAAGGGAATTTCTGTCTAACATTTCACATGAACTTAAGACACCTATAGCACTGATACAGGGGTATGCTGAAGGACTTAAGGAGGGGATAAGCGACGATCCTGAGAGTATGGATTTTTACTGTGATGTAATTATGGATGAGGCATCGAAGATGAATGACATGGTCAGGAAGCTTCTTACACTTAACCAGATGGAGTGGAATGAGGAGCCTGTTATTGAAAGATTCAATGTGACGGAGCTTATACAGTCGGTTATCAGCAATAATGGCATAAGAACATCACAGAATGGGATAAATGTCATATTTGACCAGAAGGAACCTGTATATGTGTGGGGGGATGAGTACAAAATTGAGGAGGTCGTAACTAATTATTTCAGCAATGCCATTAATCATTGCGAGTTTGATAAGGTTATAAAGGTTGCTATAGAAAAGAATGAGGATGCCGTAAGAGTATCTGTATTTAATACCGGAAAGAATATTCCGGAAGAGGATATACCTAAGATATGGGACAAGTTCTATAAGGTCGACAAAGCGAGAACAAGAGAATACGGCGGTAACGGAATCGGACTTTCTATCGTAAAGGCAATAATGGAGTCAAACAACAGCGGATACGGGGTGATTAACCATTCTAACGGAGTTGAGTTCTGGTTTGAACTGGATTGCAAAAATGAATAA